The genomic region tcaagaaatatgtgtTATGTTGCTTTGTAAGAGAATCCCACCACTAAAAATCCACTCTTTCCTTGGTTGAACTAAGATGCAGGAACTTAGGGCGTCTTTTAACCCAAAAAGTGTCTTGTACAAGATGAACAAACGAGTGCCAAACAAATTGTTACCACATGTTAATCAAATCTGATGACCAAGCAAGAAATGCTGCCTCTGCTCATTCTATTCGAAGCTTCCTCCGCCAAATACTCGGAAGCCGTCTGTGGATTTTCGATGCTTCGGATGAGATTCACAGCCTCTTGATTCTTCATGACCTGAAACACGTTATCGTTGATGGATTACTGTCTCTCTAATAGGAAGAACTGGCAGTAAATATGTGCGGGATGATCAAATGTCTTACCTCCCATATGCCATTGCTGGCTAAAATCACAAATTCAGTACCCGGATCAACCCCTTCAACCCCAACAACAAGGTCTGAGCTTTTACAAGTTTTGGTCTTTGCTGCATTGCCCGAAATCACACGCTAAAATGTGAGCATTTCGCACACGTATACGCACGCGAATTTTAAACACGAGCGTGTCAAAAATGAGGTATGGATACGGCTACTGCTGGACATGATGATTCGTTTCCGTTGAAGGTCATCAACTTTGTATCCCCAGCATGGCGTGGTCGAATCCAAACCTCATTTTCTTAAACAAGTAAACATTGTCACACCATCTGACGCATCAGTTGGTGAACAAATTTGGCGGCTCCAGGGTTATGAGTCCACGTTACCTCTAAACAACCTGTGTGACCAAATCTTTTTGGTTGATTGCTTCTTCTTGGTGCCTATCTGATGAGCGAAACCATCTTTACACACAACTGCTCTATAGTCTCCCATGTTAGCCAATACAAGCTTTTCCCCGTCCATCACCATCGCGGAAACTGAACCGACTCCGTTCGTCTCCTCCGAGGCCTCTCTAACCTTTGATCTAGCACCAAGAAAGGCTTTTCTCATCGTCTCCTTGCTCTTTCCCCTTATATGAGACTGCACAAAGTTGGACATAAAAAATGAACAATCAACAAATATTTTTCTCTGTTATATGAGCATAAATTCTCCCATCCTATTGCGCACACTCGAGCAACTCTGTAGTTGGTGTACACCAAAGAGAAAATAACGCAAAACCCCGTTCGCATGAGCCGGAACTAATTAACAATCATCTTAATGAAAATTGGATTGTGATTGCTTTAACTTGTGCTTAAACTAAGGGAAGGTGTTTCCTATACCTCTTTAGGCTTCTTGTCAAACAAATGTGACTGCATGTACTTGGTAACCCGGTCGCCAACCCGGGCATCGAAAACTCCGAAAAACCAGAGCTCAAGCTCTTCGATTTGCTCTCTCTGAGCCACAATAAAGTCGGAGTTGGAATCGCCATAGGTAGCCGGTGATGTGTAGCTCTCACAGGTGTGATATCCATGTGAGACTGCAGGCATCATCCACGACGGTTTCTTTGCCATGGtggcctctttcttcttcctccccacACCACTTCCCATGAGGAAGCGTTTCAGCTGCAAAGCCCGAAACcacatttttttggtaaaattaagAAAGGAATGCTACTAGTTAAGGATacttatatacatacatataatatatatatgtatatatgtgtgtgtgtgtattcacACAGATACACACAAACTTTTGGGTAAAAAATTAGTGATAATGACATACATTATACAAGGGAACAATGGAAACTCAAAAGtcttaaaactgaaaacaagcaaaatgacaaaaaaaaaaaccaacaaaaatgcTATTTAACATCTATATGTACCATCATGTCTCTCTAATTGAGATGAAATACACATGTGTTGGTGGACTCTACatttattagagagatgatacaaatagatgATAAGTTTAGCACTACTTAAAAATCAAACAGTAATGTTTAAACAACATGGCTACGTCCAGGTtcaaaaatcaaactttgtatATGGTAAttccataataataataataataataaattattattattattattattattataacaaaaataatcacttttctttttttttgtcatttccaATTTTTCAAACACCATTAATTAACATCTTACATAATCTAGCACCACCATAAAAGTTATCAACCAAAACTGAGAAACCCGGAAATAAGATTATCCAGATAGTCCAAGAACACGATCAAAAAGACTAAATAAATGCAGTTTTTCAAGAAAATGGAACATGTATATAGGAGAGTTCAAGCGCTAACCATGAAAACATGTGCAAACTTACATTTGGCTTGATCTGAATATCTTTAACGCCCATGAGCACCCCTGAAATATGATTAGGGGCCATTTTATCTTTAGCACTCATGAACACCCCTGAAATATGATTAGGGGCCATTTTATCTTTAACGCCCATGAGCACTCCTGAAATACGATCAGAGGCCATTCGGTGATTATCTAGTAGACGGAGAAGATAATCACCTTCAGgccaacaaaaaaagaaacaagataAATCACTTGAAGGGGAAGAATTTTTTAGAAATTGGAAATAATGGAtaaatagagaagaaattaagaGCTAAACTTGGCATATGTGATGGTTTGCCAGTTTTGTTGGTAATGTAATTATAATTTGGAGCTATTTAAAGTCAATGAGGAGTCTTAAGCTGGTTTTACATTCATCTAGAGACATCCTAATTTTAGGGTTAATGCATgtattaaaatagaaaatttatTATCTTTAATCATCtctcaatcttttttttttttgtcaaaatgatcTCTGAATCTGTTAGcaagaaattataaaattgtcACTGCCCATTTGTGGATATCATGGTTAGcaagaaattataaaattgtcACTGCCCATTTGTGGATATCATGGTAATGGGAATTATGTAGTTTCTGCGAGCATATTCATTCACCACGTTTATTGATCACCTTTACAATACATGTCTCACATATACAAAGACTATAAAATTTCTTCGATACAATCGATATTTTCatagaaatatttaaaaaatcagATAAAGATATGGAAATGGGAGGCAAAGTCTAAACTTCGCCTCATCCCGAGGAACTCTTATTAAGGCTAAAATCGACAGATATCGTAGATATTTCAGACATATATGTTAAAGATTAGATAAACTCTTATATTTCATCAAAACTAATATTTGACAATCCCTAATGTTtcattttataattttcatcattttcattaaaaacaacCAATACTGTTATTCGATATATTCGTCGATATTTCCAAAAACTTGCATAAATGTGAGTCAAACCAATAACTTTATTTCACATCTAAAGCCAAAacaaatagttttgaaaaaaaatatagtagcTTAACAACAAAACCTCAGAATGATCTATGAAGATTTTCGTTCAGCttattttattgataaattaGGCCAACTAACTATTATAATTTCAATTTGGTGACCCACTTTAATAAAAGTCTTTGAAGTTTCTCCTCTCCTTTTTTTAATAACTGAATTATAGAGTAATTTTAAGCTTTAATGGTTCATACCTTTTTAACTCCATAAGCATCTCCAATAAGAGTCTTTATTTAAGGACTCCCGCCGTCATATTTGAGTACTCATTtcaagacttaaacgaaatctTTGTATCCCTAAAGGAATATTACCTCCAATGAGAGTCCTTATAATATAATCcctaaatttgaagtttttatgattttatatgATAATTTGATCGGATgcacattttttgtttatgttaacctttttttaattaattaaaagcattTAAAGCATTAGAAGCTTCAATCAAGATTGTGGGTCCCATTCTCCATTCAAGATTATGTCCCTGTGCAGCTCCTATATATGGGTACGTATATTATGTATCTGGTAAGTGTCTATACTTTAGAAACTCACTTTTTCGATCCATTGAAGATTCATTTTGTAATATACTTTTTCtagattaccaaaaaaaaaagaaaagagtaaaACAAATAATTCAGTCATAACACATAAAATTTTAAACGCGACTTTTATGTTAATATATGACACGTGTTGTTTGCTAAATAATTCCGTATATTTCAGTCTTGACACTAAGATCAtttttccttcttgttcttttgggttttgtagaaTTTGGTGTCAGAATCTAGAAgtttgtttttcatttgtagCACCTCACCATCAACGGCATTTCCACGATATTTTAGTAATATCGTGAAGTTAAATCTAACTTTGGAACCAAAATTCAAGATATAGAtttgaattttataattttctaaTCAAACAAATGGTTGAATTGGGAACGACGGCAAGAAGAAGGCCCCTTTGGCATTCATTTTATGTATGATGATTCTTCTTCTCAAGTTGATGGAGCTGTCAGCCTGTCATTCTCTAATTAAGTCTTTGACTACCTTCTCTCACGTTGCAAAGTTTCTATGAGCAATTAGGAATGATGTAATACGCTTGAGGTTTCAAcgtaaaattaatttataatttgagGAATTGGCCGAAGTCTTGGGACTTTATTCTCACAATTTCACATGCAGTAGGTTCCGACAATATAGCGATCAAAGTGTGGAAGGTTATGGGAGAGACGGGTATAGCATGACTCACAGGCcttttcaacaaaattttaaaaacgaagaagatgccAAATGAGTGGGAAAGAGCACTTTGGCACCTAGAATAACGGTGACATACAAAATTATATGAATTATAGGGGTATTAAGTTAATGAGTTGTACAATGAAGTTTTGGGATGGCGTAATTCAGCATAGACTAAGGTAAGAGATAGGGGTCTCAAACAATCAATTTAGGTTCATGTCAAGGCGCTTGACCATGGAGacaatgtgacaacccgttccaaattttacgtttttattttatttaaaaagcgtgaatttatgaaattgccctagaggcaaggactttgacttctgttaaccatcgtctagagagacgtatgacttattcttttaacatattctcgtaatactcgtggatgtgaacgcataggcgaaagccgtttgcgagtccggattataacggtatagttacggacgttcgaaattggttattcaaggtttagtgttgattaaattaaatccccaatcagaaattgattatttaaggtgaagcccaatcagaaaaaggaaagaaaagaaaagaaaaaaaaaaaaaaaaaaaaaaatcccagctTTCCTTTGGGTTTTTCCCACTCGCAACCACCcactttccaaggccgattccggccaactccagtggagtttttcgatgccaccaccaccatcttgaagctctcattcccctctacaaaacccacccaagaaccaccttgattaaccatggtatgaggcggtttgaggccacgaaagttgacgaaaatcaatggtgctcccgccatccttcttgattttccggcaaatcggcaaagcaatggccgatgccaccacttgggctttgtagcccatcatcccaggagcaaaacccaaccaaccttgaccccgttggaccactgtagacgacgaatcgatgtcgggaagttttaggcacccgccggcttcgtgggcaaaattgaacatcttccgtccacttttggactttgtggaaggtatgaaagtttctccactcactgagatattcatttctgtgaagtttgagaatttttggaaatagttgaattttccggcgagtcggggcggccgaccgccacccgcggcggcgcgtggccagtgggccgccaatgctatttttaggctatgtcaaatgtcttgaattcagttttttcatttaaatgacgtaggttgatagttggaacctaaattcgttacgatacgttacttgataaaatgtgaatcgatgatccgaccgttggatcgtcaccaaaattgggtacattataatacgtaatatataaagattataggaatttacggatcgggaatccgacttacggatcttcctgaattggatttgtaagttagtaaaataaatgttcacggccatttgttttaggcaattggcggagatctgaccgttggatcgtaatgaaattttaatatgttattctagaaacatattttggatcgttgggagttgcggattggaaatctgatatgcggatcttccgggccaagttatacagggttgtaagccctaccgtcgatctttgatcgacggttgacttgtggtcaatgggtatcaaactattttagaatgtcgttgaggttgtgttttatgtgaattacatattctacggataagagttctgagatgtgatttgataattggtcacagggaccaatc from Pyrus communis chromosome 4, drPyrComm1.1, whole genome shotgun sequence harbors:
- the LOC137732147 gene encoding putative protein phosphatase 2C-like protein 44; protein product: MASDRISGVLMGVKDKMAPNHISGVFMSAKDKMAPNHISGVLMGVKDIQIKPNLKRFLMGSGVGRKKKEATMAKKPSWMMPAVSHGYHTCESYTSPATYGDSNSDFIVAQREQIEELELWFFGVFDARVGDRVTKYMQSHLFDKKPKESHIRGKSKETMRKAFLGARSKVREASEETNGVGSVSAMVMDGEKLVLANMGDYRAVVCKDGFAHQIGTKKKQSTKKIWSHRLFRAKTKTCKSSDLVVGVEGVDPGTEFVILASNGIWEVMKNQEAVNLIRSIENPQTASEYLAEEASNRMSRGSISCLVIRFD